One genomic segment of Brassica napus cultivar Da-Ae chromosome A3, Da-Ae, whole genome shotgun sequence includes these proteins:
- the LOC106433335 gene encoding seipin-1, translated as MEELDIDLKIPDPLRADWFMVLVDIQADLIYNALVVLTSPLYLLCRSYNRATATISAAERAVKRAPSRIKSGAARVVRRIWYGLMGACQVSMVMVLALIIAAVLGIGVVSLYVEKPVVVRERLFFDYTEENPSAVFSFEKKKRPFGVPVGHKVHVSVVMWMPESDLNRRLGLFQLKVELLSLKGETIARSSQPCMLRFRSKPIRLARTFVMSVPLVAGFANEAQTMRIDALVHQEKWPRTKAVRATLIPRAQTRLLPQLYEAEVVINSKPPWTKRMAYNWRWTLCVWTSMYLYVPILVALLWCFRPFLFPYVASRTVVETERLEMEVVEEVMERRFRERRNKPRRRTFITTQETYT; from the exons atggaaGAACTGGACATAGACCTCAAAATCCCTGACCCATTACGAGCCGACTGGTTCATGGTTCTTGTAGACATCCAAGCTGATCTCATCTACAACGCACTCGTCGTCTTAACCTCACCTCTCTATCTTCTCTGTCGCTCGTACAACCGCGCAACCGCTACAATCTCTGCCGCAGAAAGAGCGGTTAAACGTGCCCCCTCGCGGATAAAGAGCGGTGCAGCTCGGGTAGTAAGAAGGATATGGTATGGTCTAATGGGTGCATGTCAGGTGTCGATGGTGATGGTGTTGGCGTTGATCATAGCGGCTGTTCTCGGTATTGGGGTTGTGAGTTTGTATGTAGAAAAGCCTGTGGTTGTTAGAGAAAGACTATTCTTCGATTACACTGAAGAGAACCCAAGTGCGGTTTTTAGTTTcgaaaagaagaagagaccGTTTGGTGTTCCTGTTGGACATAAGGTTCATGTATCTGTAGTTATGTGGATGCCTGAATCTGATCTTAACCGAAGACTTGGGTTATTTCAG TTGAAGGTAGAGCTACTCTCATTAAAAGGCGAGACAATAGCGAGATCAAGCCAACCTTGTATGCTACGGTTCAGAAGCAAACCAATAAGACTAGCAAGAACATTTGTGATGAGTGTTCCACTTGTTGCCGGATTCGCAAACGAAGCACAAACAATGAGAATAGATGCTTTAGTCCACCAAGAAAAATGGCCAAGAACAAAAGCCGTGAGAGCGACTCTGATTCCACGTGCACAGACTCGGTTATTACCTCAGCTATACGAAGCTGAGGTGGTTATAAACTCGAAACCTCCATGGACTAAACGAATGGCTTATAACTGGAGATGGACTCTTTGCGTTTGGACTTCAATGTATCTTTATGTCCCTATTCTAGTCGCCCTTCTATGGTGTTTTAGACCGTTCTTGTTCCCTTACGTTGCTTCAAGAACTGTGGTCGAGACCGAAAGATTAGAGATGGAAGTAGTTGAAGAGGTAATGGAAAGaagatttagagaaagaagaaacaagCCTCGCCGAAGAACTTTCATTACAACACAGGAAACTTATACATAG
- the BNAC03G07800D gene encoding protein METHYLENE BLUE SENSITIVITY 2, translating into MSSKGGAKFLMCTVLHFIKPSTKEDNYLINIISLLFNIASNLSSPPNPLSPPPPIKLGLGLSSSSPFHSRQSTMTGKAKPKKHTAKELQAKADAALTNRGGGKAGLADRTGKEKGGHAKYECPHCKITAPDLKTMQIHHESKHPKLPYEEPKNLHEALGAAAPESSSKPKPGIRGSLKK; encoded by the coding sequence ATGAGCAGCAAAGGGGGAGCAAAATTCTTAATGTGCACCGTACTGCACTTTATAAAACCTTCGACAAAAGAggataattatttaattaatattatttctcTGCTTTTTAATATCGCATCGAACCTCTCGTCGCCACCAAATCCTTTgtctcccccccccccaatcAAATTAGGGTTAGGGCTCTCATCTTCCTCCCCCTTTCACAGCCGCCAATCGACGATGACAGGCAAGGCGAAGCCGAAGAAGCACACGGCGAAGGAGCTCCAGGCCAAGGCCGACGCAGCGCTGACCAATAGAGGCGGAGGAAAGGCGGGGCTCGCCGACAGGACGGGCAAGGAGAAAGGAGGCCACGCGAAGTACGAGTGTCCTCACTGCAAGATCACGGCGCCGGATCTGAAGACGATGCAGATCCATCACGAGTCGAAGCATCCAAAGCTGCCTTACGAGGAGCCGAAGAATCTCCACGAGgctcttggtgctgctgctccTGAGTCGTCTTCCAAACCGAAACCTGGAATCAGAGGAAGCCTCAAGAAGTGA
- the LOC125594755 gene encoding receptor-like kinase LIP1: protein MMNCFPCFTSQKSSNPPSGNETNENNEQEVRPPPVAAVKHIEERETEQPPVKTFNFRELATATKNFRQECLLGEGGSGRVYKGTLQSTGQLVAVKQLDKHGLHGTKEFQAEVLSLSKLEHPNLVKLIGYCADGDQRLLVFEFVSGGSLPDHLFEQEPGQKPIDWLTRMKIAFGAAQGLDYLHDKVNPPVIYRDLKAANILLDNEFYPKLCDYGLNNLAPGAGDSMFHSSCVMDTYGYSAPEYTRGEDLTVKSDVYSFGVVLLELITGRRAVDTTKPNDEQNLVAWAQPIFRDPKRYPDMADPLLKKNFSERGINQAVAITSMCLQEEPTARPLISDVMVALNFLSMSTEEGIPDKVPILSFRDKSMSIALSRHGSCSVTPFSLLQKEGDDDSSSASTESEDDDDEKKEESKGSKKKQEEDSGDESGSDDEKGQEEVEKPGSSKSSSSDSGSERASPIDESNATAQSLEIKYSYSSEEEEGDNERLSSSKSDKDCTSFRYDSERNHDESPKNTSIAHDDHSDDDDEEDHETRLEHIHSSKSEAHSVYSDDDDAGEESGESSLNRVEPEEGDHGSSDEE from the exons ATGATGAATTGTTTCCCCTGTTTCACTTCACAAAAGAGTAGTAATCCTCCTTCTGGGAATGAGACTAACGAAAACAATGAACAAGAAGTCAGACCACCACCTG ttGCTGCGGTAAAACATATAGAGGAAAGAGAAACAGAGCAACCACCGGTTAAAACATTCAATTTCCGGGAACTAGCGACGGCCACCAAGAACTTCCGGCAAGAATGTCTTCTCGGAGAAGGTGGTTCCGGTAGGGTTTACAAAGGAACCCTTCAATCTACTGGCCAG TTGGTAGCTGTAAAGCAGCTAGACAAGCATGGACTACATGGTACCAAAGAGTTTCAAGCTGAAGTCTTATCATTGTCCAAACTCGAACACCCGAATCTCGTCAAGCTTATAGGTTACTGCGCTGATGGAGACCAACGGCTCTTAGTCTTTGAATTCGTCTCCGGAGGCTCCCTTCCAGACCATCTTTTCG AGCAAGAACCAGGCCAGAAACCGATCGACTGGCTCACGAGGATGAAGATTGCATTCGGTGCAGCGCAAGGATTGGACTACTTGCATGATAAAGTGAATCCACCGGTGATATACAGAGATTTAAAAGCTGCTAACATCTTGTTGGACAATGAGTTTTACCCTAAGCTTTGTGACTACGGTTTGAATAACCTAGCGCCAGGAGCAGGTGATAGCATGTTTCACTCTTCATGTGTTATGGACACTTATGGCTACTCCGCGCCTGAGTACACTCGAGGGGAGGATCTCACTGTTAAGTCAGATGTGTACAGCTTTGGAGTTGTGTTGCTTGAACTCATCACCGGTAGAAGAGCTGTTGACACTACTAAACCTAATGATGAACAGAATCTAGTTGCTTGG gcACAACCGATATTTAGAGATCCGAAAAGGTATCCGGATATGGCGGATCCTCTACTGAAGAAGAACTTCTCAGAGAGAGGGATAAACCAAGCAGTGGCGATAACATCAATGTGTCTACAAGAGGAACCAACTGCTCGTCCTTTGATAAGCGATGTAATGGTTGCGCTTAACTTCCTTTCCATGTCTACGGAAGAAGGTATTCCAGACAAGGTGCCGATACTATCCTTCAGGGACAAGAGCATGTCGATTGCTTTGAGCAGACACGGTTCTTGTTCTGTTACtcccttctctcttcttcagAAAGAGGGAGATGACGACTCTTCCAGTGCTTCAACGGAGtcagaagatgatgatgatgaaaagaaagaagagtcaAAGGGAAGTAAGAAGAAGCAAGAGGAGGATTCAGGTGATGAGTCTGGTTCAGATGATGAGAAGGGTCAAGAAGAGGTAGAGAAACCTGGAAGCTCTAAGAGCAGTTCCTCTGACTCTGGAAGCGAGAGAGCAAGTCCCATTGATGAAAGTAACGCAACTGCACAGAGTTTGGAGATAAAGTATAGTTATAGctctgaggaagaagaaggagataacGAGAGGCTAAGCAGCTCTAAATCTGATAAAGATTGCACTTCTTTTCGGTATGACAGCGAGAGGAATCACGATGAGTCGCCTAAGAACACAAGCATTGCTCATGATGATcatagtgatgatgatgatgaggaggatCATGAAACTCGGCTTGAGCACATTCATAGCTCAAAATCTGAAGCCCACAGTGTTTattcagatgatgatgatgcaggCGAGGAAAGTGGTGAGTCGTCTTTGAATAGGGTTGAACCAGAGGAAGGTGACCACGGTTCTTCTGATGAAGAGTGA
- the LOC111202297 gene encoding uncharacterized protein LOC111202297 yields MSCPRDSITYNATRCACGIGQLLNRSSGSCEIFGWPSTISTDKDISYKGISFAETLFAFDRIKKFTQSQAVFLEATLVMLLSWLVFCFFLRFTKLGDGRNVWFNLRWWITRLDVFFSTRHWLDDQQIVKKRKTELGGMFSVASWIVFIGLFAALLYQILTKRTIEVHNVRATGSPDLISFENDLEFNITAVSDMSCSNLRGIGNVLTGNPGFSDLKVASLSSFGNYTCRNTTSGPTVNFKCNKCRLANDYIYISWHFVDLPGAPAAAVGFQFNFTSKNGADKKKHVSFVSGTLRNGSILDERPVTFRGSEGNVLKFNLFPRIYHHLGDLKLIQPLFHEFIPGSVYRETAQLQASLGRSTDGILNTTLFINYLSSYIVEIDHENILGPVSFLADLGGLYCISIGIFFYILVQCEYRIKKLRNEDTIFRRIRKRRKALDHWDKLRRYVAYTYDCRILGDDAIRTTKVSSALCGLARPSTSPSECGSSRTNMQHFIMSAKKPGLSIEKNVTPQPASLEMRPLDSASSLAPNTSNKKSISQSSHSNGDIIPPPPSMEFSEGSSSSEVDAVDIKKKLQLLYDYNVLLREKLLDTQSLLNALGAKASSSSSTKEHST; encoded by the exons ATGTCGTGTCCCAGAGACTCCATCACATACAACGCCACGCGCTGCGCGTGCGGTATCGGCCAGCTTCTAAACCGGAGCTCAGGAAGCTGCGAGATCTTTGGCTGGCCGTCGACGATCTCCACCGACAAAGACATCAGCTACAAGGGAATATCCTTCGCAGAGACGCTATTCGCCTTCGACAGGATCAAGAAGTTCACGCAGTCTCAGGCCGTGTTCTTGGAAGCCACGCTCGTGATGCTTCTCTCGTGGCTAGTCTTTTGCTTCTTCCTCAGATTCACCAAGCTCGGCGACGGTCGTAACGTCTGGTTCAATCTCCGTTGGTGGATTACTCGGCTTGATGTCTTCTTCTCCACTAGGCATTGGCTC GATGATCAGCAGATTGTTAAGAAACGCAAGACGGAGCTAGGTGGAATGTTCTCTGTTGCTAGCTGGATTGTCTTCATAGGACTATTCGCTGC GTTGCTTTACCAAATCCTAACCAAGAGAACCATTGAAGTACACAACGTGAGAGCTACGGGCTCTCCAGACCTAATCTCATTCGAAAACGATCTAGAGTTCAACATCACTGCCGTCTCCGACATGAGCTGCTCCAACCTACGCGGTATTGGGAACGTCCTCACTGGTAATCCAGGATTCAGCGACTTAAAAGTAGCTTCTCTGTCAAGTTTTGGGAACTACACTTGTAGGAACACAACTTCAGGACCAACCGTGAACTTCAAGTGCAACAAATGTCGTCTCGCCAACGACTACATCTACATCTCGTGGCATTTCGTTGACCTTCCAGGTGCCCCTGCAGCTGCCGTTGGGTTTCAGTTTAACTTCACTTCTAAGAACGGAGCTGACAAGAAGAAGCATGTGAGTTTCGTTAGTGGTACTCTGAGAAACGGGAGTATACTTGATGAGAGACCGGTTACTTTTCGTGGGAGTGAAGGGAACGTATTGAAGTTTAATCTGTTTCCGAGGATTTACCATCATCTGGGGGATCTTAAGCTGATTCAGCCTCTGTTTCACGAGTTTATCCCTGGCTCGGTTTACCGAGAAACTGCTCAGCTTCAGGCGTCTTTGGGGAGGTCAACAGATGGCATACTCAACACTACACTGTTTATCAACTATCTGTCTTCTTATATCGTTGAGATCGACCATGAGAATATACTCGGTCCTG TTAGCTTCCTTGCTGATCTTGGTGGTTTATATTGCATCAGTATTGGCATATTTTTCTACATACTAGTGCAG TGTGAGTACAGGATCAAGAAGCTGCGAAATGAAGATACCATATTCAGGAGGATACGGAAACGTCGTAAAGCTCTTGACCACTGGGATAAA CTGAGAAGATATGTTGCATACACATACGATTGCCGCATATTGGGCGATGATGCCATCAGAACAACAAAGGTGTCATCAGCACTCTGTGGCTTAGCTAGACCTTCAACATCTCCTTCGGAATGTGGATCATCAAGAACAAACATGCAGCATTTTATCATGTCGGCCAAGAAACCTGGCTTAAGCATTGAGAAG AATGTAACTCCACAACCTGCAAGCCTAGAGATGAGACCTTTGGATTCAGCTTCTTCCTTGGCTCCTAATACCTCAAACAAGAAGAGTATAAGCCAGTCTTCTCATAGCAATGGCGATATAATCCCTCCACCTCCTTCAATGG AGTTCAGTGAAGGCTCTTCTAGCTCAGAAGTGGACGCAGTTGACATCAAGAAGAAACTACAACTTCTCTATGACTACAATGTATTGCTTAGGGAGAAACTTTTAGACACTCAGTCTTTGCTCAATGCTTTGGGTGCCAAAGCATCATCATCGTCTTCAACTAAGGAACACAGTACTTAG
- the LOC125594768 gene encoding auxin efflux carrier component 5-like has protein sequence MISGGDVYKVIEAMVPLYVALISGYGSVKWWNIFTRDQCDAINQLVYYFTLPLFTIEFTAHVDPFNMNYRFIAADVLSKIIIIAVLAFWAKYSSKGSYCWSITSFSLCTLTNSLVVGVPLAKAMYGQEAVDLVVQSSVFQGIVWLTLLLFVLELRRAGFSSNNNVDDINIEGGRKEAVVVRVEKSFLEVMSVVWLKLATNPNCYSCILGIAWAFISNRWHFEMPGIIEGSILIMSKAGTGTAMFNMGIFMALQDKLIVCGTSLTAMGMILKFIAGPAAMAIGSIAVGIHGNVLRVAIIQAALPQSITSFIFAKEYGLHADVLSTAVIFGMLVSLPVLVAYYAALEFIH, from the exons aTGATAAGTGGGGGAGATGTTTACAAGGTCATCGAAGCAATGGTTCCACTCTATGTTGCCCTAATCTCAGGCTATGGTTCGGTGAAATGGTGGAACATCTTCACTCGTGATCAATGTGATGCCATAAACCAGCTCGTTTACTATTTCACCCTACCACTTTTCACCATCGAGTTCACGGCTCATGTCGACCCATTCAACATGAATTACCGGTTCATTGCAGCAGATGTTCTCTCTAAGATCATCATAATTGCGGTCTTAGCGTTTTGGGCCAAATATAGCAGCAAAGGAAGTTATTGTTGGTCCATTACAAGTTTCTCTCTATGCACTCTTACTAACTCTCTTGTCGTGGGTGTGCCATTGGCAAAGGCGATGTACGGACAAGAGGCTGTTGATCTCGTTGTTCAATCATCGGTGTTTCAGGGAATCGTGTGGCTCACACTCTTGTTGTTTGTCTTAGAGCTTAGAAGAGCCGGCtttagtagtaataataatgtAGATGACATCAATATCGAAGGTGGTAGAAAGGAAGCCGTGGTTGTGAGAGTGGAGAAGTCGTTCCTTGAGGTCATGTCCGTCGTGTGGTTGAAGCTTGCAACGAATCCGAATTGCTATTCTTGTATCCTTGGAATCGCATGGGCTTTTATATCTAACAG ATGGCATTTTGAGATGCCGGGCATAATAGAGGGATCGATTCTTATAATGTCAAAAGCAGGAACAGGAACTGCCATGTTCAATATGG GGATATTCATGGCACTTCAAGACAAGTTGATAGTATGTGGAACAAGCTTGACTGCGATGGGGATGATCTTGAAATTTATTGCCGGACCCGCCGCCATGGCCATTGGTTCAATCGCGGTTGGCATCCACGGAAATGTCCTCCGCGTCGCCATCATTCAG GCTGCTTTGCCACAATCAATCACTTCGTTTATTTTTGCTAAGGAGTACGGATTACATGCAGATGTTCTAAGCACAGC GGTGATATTTGGGATGTTGGTCTCTTTACCAGTGCTCGTCGCCTACTATGCAGCTTTGGAGTTTATTCATTAA
- the LOC106432862 gene encoding uncharacterized protein LOC106432862, which translates to MSQDHGETEKKSYAKADDVGEVVVNGGTMNGHHKTDYVEVKEEDDSESLHSLLWITIRSILFPDPKTRDASSSSLLQRIRNSLSENGPKLREASRKTSRDILQWTRRGSPLRALLVITIGTIVILTALALVVFTLFFVAATVNAITISLLVSLAVAGGFLSLFFLSLSPTYIGALSVAAFVISTATVSAVASILFASGWIGFFYLVWLGAKGSLRLVKQLMGLAYSGNSFSLHQDKDREVVTIESSSENPSL; encoded by the exons ATGTCGCAAGATCACGGCGAAACAGAGAAGAAATCATACGCTAAAGCCGATGATGTCGGAGAAGTCGTCGTGAACGGAGGGACGATGAATGGTCATCACAAAACGGACTATGTGGAAGTTAAGGAGGAGGATGATTCGGAGAGCCTCCACTCATTGCTTTGGATCACGATCCGTTCGATTCTGTTTCCGGATCCGAAAACAAGGGATGCCTCGTCGTCTTCTCTGCTTCAACGAATAAGAAACTCTCTCTCCGAGAATGGTCCAAAACTTCGAGAAGCTTCTCGGAAAACGTCACGCGACATTCTCCAATGGACTCGTCGTGGCAGCCCGCTTCGTGCACTGCTTGTCATCACT ATAGGAACAATAGTGATTCTTACGGCACTAGCTTTGGTTGTATTCACGCTCTTCTTTGTAGCTGCAACAGTAAACGCAATCACAATCTCTCTTTTGGTTTCACTTGCTGTTGCTGGTGGCTTCTtgtctctcttttttctctccTTGTCCCCTACTTACATCGGAGCCTTATCCGTTGCTGCGTTCGTCATCTCTACTGCTACAGTTTCAGCTGTTGCTTCCATCTTATTTGCCTCAG GTTGGATTGGGTTCTTCTATCTTGTGTGGTTGGGAGCAAAAGGAAGCCTGCGCTTGGTGAAGCAATTGATGGGATTAGCCTATTCAGGTAACAGTTTCAGTCTTCATCAAGACAAAGATCGAGAGGTAGTAACCATCGAATCATCCAGTGAGAATCCTTCTCTTTag